Genomic segment of Parageobacillus genomosp. 1:
GATGACGCTGTTTCGCTTGGCGGATTGCTTCCGGGATATCGTGTTTAGCGTGTCCAGCCGATAATAGCAGGAGTGGGAGAACAACGATGCGGGTTGCTCCTTTTTGCACGCAAATATTAATTCCGGTGATGATATCTGGTTCGGCAAGTTCAACAAAGCAAAGTTCCTGAATGGGGACGTCGATGTTTGCCTTGCACCGTTCTACAAAGGCACTCGCTTCCGCGCGAGCTTTTGCGACGCGGCTGCCGTGACAGACGTACAATATCGCTTGCATACTCCACCACGTCATAAGGCGACCGTCTGTTGTTTTTGCAGCAGTTGTTCAAACCATTGAAGGTTTGCCCGCAGTTTCACGACATCCCCAATAATGATCATGCTTGGATTTTCGATTTTTTCTTTTGCGACGACATTGGCAATCGTCGCTAAAGTAGCCGTTACCGTCCGCTGGTCTACAGTGGTTCCCCATTGAATAACGGCCACAGGAGTGGAAGGAGATTTTCCATATTTCATCAGCTGGTTGCAAATATACGGGAGATTGCTAATACCCATGTAAATGGCAAGCGTATCAATGCCTTTGGCAAGGTTTTCCCATTTGATTTCTTCTTCGCTTCCTTTCCGCTTATGGCCGGTGATGAAGGCGACGCTAGAGCTGAAATCGCGATGGGTGACCGGAATGCCGGCGTAAGCAGCGGCGGCGATTCCCGAAGTAATGCCAGGAACGATTTCAAACTCGATGCCATGCTTGACAAGTGCTTCCGCTTCTTCACCGCCGCGGCCGAACACAAACGGATCACCGCCTTTTAAACGGACGACCGTCTTTCCTTTTTTGGCGTGCCGAACGAGGAAATGATTAATCGTTTCTTGTTGCATCGTATGATAGCCCGGCAACTTGCCGCAAAAGATGAGCTCTGCATCCTTTTTCGCATAGGACAGCAGCTCCTCATTAATGAGGCGGTCGTATAAAATAACATCGGCTTGCTGGATGCAT
This window contains:
- the cobA gene encoding uroporphyrinogen-III C-methyltransferase, which produces MGKVYLVGAGPGDPELITVKGLKCIQQADVILYDRLINEELLSYAKKDAELIFCGKLPGYHTMQQETINHFLVRHAKKGKTVVRLKGGDPFVFGRGGEEAEALVKHGIEFEIVPGITSGIAAAAYAGIPVTHRDFSSSVAFITGHKRKGSEEEIKWENLAKGIDTLAIYMGISNLPYICNQLMKYGKSPSTPVAVIQWGTTVDQRTVTATLATIANVVAKEKIENPSMIIIGDVVKLRANLQWFEQLLQKQQTVAL